From Micromonospora echinospora, one genomic window encodes:
- a CDS encoding CCA tRNA nucleotidyltransferase, whose protein sequence is MSEASVPHVADRRQLTAAQRNAVAELLRVSPVADELGRRFARAGHELHLVGGSVRDALLGRLGEDLDFCTDAHPDQTLTVLKGWAESIWETGREFGTIGAQRGGLRLEITTFRAESYDQVSRNPVVAYGTNLTDDLKRRDFTVNAMAVSLPEHRFTDPYGGLDDLAAKVIRTPGTPRESFGDDPLRMLRAARFAAQLRFAVHPDVRVAMTRMAADLDRITAERIRDEFTKLLCGADPITGLRLLVDTGLAERFLPELTGLKLEIDEHAQHKDVYEHTLTVVSNAVALEDDGCDFVLRMAALMHDVGKPATKAVGSDGRVSFHHHEVVGARLTKARMKAMRYPKDVTAQVTKLVGLHLRFYGYGRGEWTDSAVRRYVTDAGDLLPRLHKLTRSDCTTRNRRKATQLASDYSALEERIARIAAEEDLARVRPDLDGNAIMELLGVPPGPVVGRAWKHLKDVRLEHGPLDRDAAEAELLRWARAEGIVE, encoded by the coding sequence ATGTCCGAAGCCTCCGTACCCCACGTCGCCGACCGTCGCCAGCTCACCGCAGCGCAGCGCAACGCCGTCGCCGAACTGCTCCGCGTCTCCCCGGTCGCCGACGAGCTGGGCCGTCGGTTCGCCCGCGCCGGCCACGAACTGCACCTGGTGGGTGGTTCGGTCCGGGACGCCCTGCTCGGCCGGCTCGGCGAGGATCTCGACTTCTGCACCGACGCCCACCCGGACCAGACGCTGACGGTGCTCAAGGGCTGGGCCGAGTCGATCTGGGAGACCGGGCGCGAGTTCGGCACCATCGGCGCGCAGCGCGGCGGCCTCCGGCTGGAGATCACCACCTTCCGCGCCGAGTCGTACGACCAGGTCAGCCGCAACCCCGTGGTGGCGTACGGGACGAACCTGACCGACGACCTGAAGCGGCGCGACTTCACCGTCAACGCGATGGCGGTGAGCCTGCCCGAGCACCGGTTCACCGACCCGTACGGCGGGCTGGACGACCTGGCCGCGAAGGTGATCCGCACCCCGGGCACGCCCCGGGAGTCCTTCGGCGACGACCCGCTGCGGATGCTGCGGGCGGCGCGGTTCGCCGCGCAGCTCCGGTTCGCCGTGCACCCGGACGTGCGCGTGGCGATGACCCGGATGGCCGCCGACCTGGACCGGATCACCGCCGAGCGGATCCGGGACGAGTTCACCAAGCTGCTCTGCGGCGCGGACCCGATCACCGGGCTGCGGCTGCTGGTCGACACCGGGCTGGCCGAGCGGTTCCTGCCCGAACTGACCGGGCTGAAGCTGGAGATCGACGAGCACGCCCAGCACAAGGACGTCTACGAGCACACGCTGACCGTGGTGAGCAACGCGGTCGCGCTGGAGGACGACGGCTGCGACTTCGTCCTCCGGATGGCCGCCCTCATGCACGACGTGGGCAAGCCGGCGACCAAGGCGGTCGGCTCGGACGGCCGGGTCAGCTTCCACCACCACGAGGTGGTGGGCGCACGACTGACCAAGGCCCGGATGAAGGCCATGCGCTACCCGAAGGACGTGACCGCCCAGGTCACCAAGCTGGTCGGCCTGCACCTGCGCTTCTACGGCTACGGCCGGGGCGAGTGGACCGACTCGGCCGTCCGCCGGTACGTCACCGACGCCGGTGACCTGCTGCCCCGGCTGCACAAGCTGACCCGCTCGGACTGCACCACACGCAACCGGCGCAAGGCCACCCAGCTCGCGTCGGACTACAGCGCGCTGGAGGAGCGGATCGCCCGGATCGCGGCCGAGGAGGACCTCGCCCGGGTCCGTCCCGACCTGGACGGCAACGCGATCATGGAGTTGCTCGGCGTACCGCCGGGGCCGGTCGTCGGACGGGCCTGGAAGCACCTCAAGGACGTCCGCCTGGAGCACGGCCCGCTCGACCGGGACGCCGCCGAGGCGGAGCTGCTGCGCTGGGCCCGCGCCGAAGGCATCGTCGAATGA
- a CDS encoding alpha/beta fold hydrolase, with product MTAPTFVFVHGAGSNSFTWAPMQRELALRGHRSLAVDLPGHGFGATFPAAYQAPQDLAALATTPSAMAGIGHADNVAHVLEVLRRVRAHGPVILVGHSRGGLTLTGVGNAAPELVDRLVYISAWCCVDDTPAGYQTSAENASSALHDVADLIAANPMELGALRFNWRTADPKLLATLREATLADGTDDEFYGYLNTLEPDESLDPGEERVDAATWGTIPRTYVRLTADRSMPIALQDRFIAEADALTPDNRFDVRSLDVSHAGVLVRPAETAALLSSLVEA from the coding sequence ATGACCGCTCCGACCTTCGTCTTCGTCCACGGCGCCGGCAGCAACTCGTTCACCTGGGCACCCATGCAGCGCGAGCTGGCCCTGCGCGGCCACCGGTCGCTCGCCGTCGACCTGCCCGGGCACGGCTTCGGCGCGACCTTCCCGGCGGCGTACCAGGCACCGCAGGACCTCGCCGCCCTGGCGACCACACCGAGCGCGATGGCCGGCATCGGCCACGCGGACAACGTGGCGCACGTGCTGGAGGTGCTGCGACGGGTGCGCGCGCACGGGCCGGTGATCCTGGTGGGGCACAGCCGGGGCGGCCTCACCCTGACCGGGGTCGGCAACGCCGCGCCGGAACTGGTGGACCGGCTGGTCTACATCTCGGCGTGGTGCTGCGTCGACGACACCCCGGCGGGTTACCAGACCTCGGCCGAGAACGCGTCGAGCGCACTGCACGACGTCGCCGACCTGATCGCCGCGAATCCGATGGAACTCGGCGCGCTGCGCTTCAACTGGCGTACCGCCGATCCGAAGCTGCTCGCCACGCTCCGCGAGGCCACCCTGGCCGACGGCACCGACGACGAGTTCTACGGCTACCTCAACACGCTGGAACCGGACGAGAGCCTGGACCCCGGCGAGGAGCGGGTGGACGCGGCGACCTGGGGCACGATCCCGCGCACCTACGTACGACTCACCGCCGACCGCTCCATGCCGATCGCCCTCCAGGACCGGTTCATCGCCGAGGCCGACGCGCTGACTCCGGACAACCGGTTCGACGTCCGGTCGCTCGACGTGAGCCACGCCGGGGTGCTGGTCCGCCCGGCCGAGACCGCGGCTCTGCTGTCGTCCCTGGTCGAAGCGTGA
- a CDS encoding VOC family protein produces MDAAVPFRSPVVVALPIADRRESYRFYQEALGLTAVGELASDGVPEPLRFVVNEGLHLMLVPSGGFGWVIGPHEVAPRGQSECLLNLSFATSGEVDRAFERVRGAGAEAVTEPSAKPWGYTGVFADPDGHLWELTAPVAD; encoded by the coding sequence ATGGACGCTGCCGTACCTTTCCGCTCGCCCGTGGTGGTCGCCCTGCCGATCGCCGACCGGCGGGAGTCGTACCGCTTCTATCAAGAGGCGTTGGGGCTCACCGCCGTCGGTGAGCTGGCCTCCGACGGGGTGCCCGAGCCGCTGCGGTTCGTCGTCAACGAGGGTCTGCACCTCATGCTGGTGCCCAGCGGCGGGTTCGGCTGGGTGATCGGCCCCCACGAGGTCGCCCCGCGCGGGCAGAGCGAGTGCCTTCTCAACCTCAGCTTCGCCACGTCCGGCGAGGTCGACCGGGCGTTCGAGCGGGTCCGGGGCGCGGGCGCCGAGGCGGTCACCGAGCCGTCGGCGAAGCCCTGGGGGTACACCGGCGTCTTCGCCGACCCGGACGGGCATCTCTGGGAGCTGACCGCCCCGGTCGCCGACTGA
- a CDS encoding flotillin family protein: MPLLIAIGGAVLLLLILVMFVLSRIKVAGPNEAFIVTGRKGRTTQTADGGRLTDNSGQKVVLGASVFVLPVVQKLQSLDLSSRRIDVGIKGAVSKQGIRTDLHGVAIVKVGGTEDAIRAAAQRFLHQQDEIEDFTREVLAGALRSIVGRLTVEEVIRDRAAFASAVAEEAEHSMTNQGLVLDTFQLQDILAEGSYLQDLGRPEAARVLKDASIAEARARQQAEQERLLAEEVIAEANRNLALKQAGIQAEIDAAKAKSAAAGPLAQAERDQAILTEQQKVAERNAELKQRQLDTEVRKPADAARYKVEQEAEAARNAAVLNADAQRQATIAAAQAAAEQARLTGEGERARRAALAEANAIEGAKEGEAEQRRRSAIAEAVEREGRAEAEAILAKGQAEAEAMARKAEAFAAYGEAAVLDLLVRVLPQVVEAASAPIGAIDKMTVISTDGASSLTKSVAGNVAQGLQLGTDLTGIDLAGLLARLGAGRTESAAPVTTTAVESGK; this comes from the coding sequence ATGCCCCTCCTCATCGCCATCGGCGGAGCGGTACTGCTCCTCCTCATCCTGGTCATGTTCGTGCTGTCCCGGATCAAGGTGGCCGGGCCGAACGAGGCGTTCATCGTCACCGGCCGCAAGGGCCGGACCACCCAGACCGCCGACGGCGGCCGGTTGACCGACAACTCCGGGCAGAAGGTCGTCCTCGGCGCGTCGGTCTTCGTCCTGCCCGTGGTGCAGAAGCTCCAGTCCCTCGACCTGTCCAGCCGGCGGATCGACGTCGGCATCAAGGGCGCGGTGAGCAAGCAGGGCATCCGCACCGACCTGCACGGCGTCGCCATCGTCAAGGTGGGCGGCACCGAGGACGCGATCCGGGCCGCCGCCCAGCGGTTCCTGCACCAGCAGGACGAGATCGAGGACTTCACCCGCGAGGTGCTGGCCGGCGCACTGCGATCGATCGTCGGTCGGCTCACCGTCGAGGAGGTCATCCGGGACCGGGCGGCCTTCGCCAGCGCGGTCGCCGAGGAGGCCGAGCACTCGATGACCAACCAGGGTCTGGTGCTGGACACCTTCCAGCTCCAGGACATCCTCGCCGAGGGGTCGTACCTCCAGGACCTGGGCCGGCCGGAGGCGGCGCGGGTGCTCAAGGACGCGTCCATCGCCGAGGCGCGGGCCCGGCAGCAGGCCGAGCAGGAGCGGTTGCTCGCCGAGGAGGTGATCGCCGAGGCGAACCGGAACCTGGCGTTGAAGCAGGCCGGCATCCAGGCCGAGATCGACGCGGCGAAGGCGAAGTCGGCGGCGGCCGGTCCGCTCGCCCAGGCCGAGCGGGACCAGGCGATCCTTACCGAGCAGCAGAAGGTGGCCGAGCGCAACGCCGAACTGAAGCAGCGCCAGCTCGACACCGAGGTCCGCAAGCCGGCCGACGCGGCCCGGTACAAGGTCGAGCAGGAGGCCGAGGCGGCGCGCAACGCGGCGGTGCTGAACGCCGACGCGCAGCGGCAGGCCACCATCGCCGCCGCCCAGGCCGCCGCCGAGCAGGCCCGGCTGACCGGTGAGGGCGAGCGGGCGCGCCGGGCCGCGCTGGCCGAGGCGAACGCGATCGAAGGTGCCAAGGAGGGCGAGGCCGAGCAGCGCCGCCGGAGCGCGATCGCCGAGGCGGTCGAGCGGGAGGGCCGCGCCGAGGCCGAGGCCATCCTGGCCAAGGGACAGGCCGAGGCCGAGGCGATGGCCCGCAAGGCCGAGGCGTTCGCCGCGTACGGCGAGGCCGCCGTGCTGGATCTGCTGGTCCGGGTGCTGCCGCAGGTAGTCGAGGCGGCCAGCGCCCCGATCGGTGCGATCGACAAGATGACCGTCATCTCCACCGACGGCGCGTCGTCGCTGACCAAGTCGGTGGCCGGGAACGTCGCCCAGGGGCTCCAGCTCGGCACCGACCTGACCGGCATCGACCTGGCCGGCCTGCTCGCCCGCCTCGGCGCGGGCCGGACCGAGAGTGCAGCACCGGTGACGACCACGGCCGTAGAGTCCGGCAAGTAG
- a CDS encoding SigE family RNA polymerase sigma factor, whose amino-acid sequence MTEVTDREFTAFVNERGDALLRVAYALAGNQHGAEDLLQNALAKAYARWPRIRGDAEPYVRRILYHDQVSGWRRRSRRVEVPVAHPPERPVTRDDDHDTDLRLLLRDALLALPPRQRAVLTLRYLEDLSVERTAEVLGCRVGTVASQASRALAKLRHLVPAFDELVDREEVNR is encoded by the coding sequence GTGACAGAGGTGACCGACCGGGAGTTCACCGCGTTCGTCAACGAACGGGGTGACGCACTGCTGCGCGTCGCGTACGCCCTCGCCGGCAACCAGCACGGCGCGGAGGACCTGCTACAGAACGCGCTCGCGAAGGCGTACGCCCGGTGGCCCCGGATCCGGGGCGACGCGGAGCCGTACGTCCGGCGGATCCTCTACCACGACCAGGTCTCGGGTTGGCGGCGGCGCAGCCGGCGGGTCGAGGTGCCGGTCGCCCACCCGCCCGAGCGACCGGTGACCCGGGACGACGATCACGACACCGACCTGCGGTTGCTGCTGCGGGACGCGCTGCTGGCCCTGCCGCCCAGGCAGCGGGCCGTGCTGACCCTGCGCTACCTGGAGGACCTGAGCGTGGAGCGGACCGCCGAGGTGCTCGGGTGCCGGGTGGGCACGGTGGCCAGCCAGGCGTCCCGGGCGTTGGCGAAGCTCCGCCACCTCGTCCCGGCCTTCGACGAGCTGGTGGACCGTGAGGAGGTGAACCGGTGA
- a CDS encoding methylated-DNA--[protein]-cysteine S-methyltransferase: MFWTVLDTPIGELSVAVDDTAVCGVHFGRVESAGPARDELLRRTVAELDAYFAGELVEFTVPVVARRGSEFERAVWREMTRIPYGETVTYGEVAKAVGDPGAARAVGVACNRNPIPVIVPCHRIVGAGGKLVGFGGGLPRKVHLLELEARVALQRAWS; this comes from the coding sequence ATGTTCTGGACCGTGCTCGACACCCCGATCGGGGAACTCTCCGTGGCCGTGGACGACACGGCGGTCTGCGGCGTGCACTTCGGGCGGGTGGAGTCGGCCGGCCCGGCCCGCGACGAGCTGCTCCGGCGGACCGTGGCGGAGCTGGACGCGTACTTCGCGGGGGAGCTGGTCGAGTTCACCGTGCCGGTGGTCGCGCGCCGGGGCTCGGAGTTCGAGCGGGCGGTCTGGCGGGAGATGACCCGCATCCCGTACGGGGAGACGGTCACCTACGGCGAGGTGGCGAAGGCGGTCGGCGACCCGGGAGCGGCGCGGGCGGTCGGGGTGGCCTGCAACCGGAACCCGATTCCGGTGATCGTGCCCTGCCACCGGATCGTCGGCGCGGGCGGCAAGCTGGTCGGTTTCGGGGGCGGCCTGCCCCGCAAGGTGCACCTGTTGGAGTTGGAGGCCCGGGTAGCGCTTCAACGCGCCTGGTCCTGA
- a CDS encoding PEP/pyruvate-binding domain-containing protein produces MIPLSEATADLVDLVGGKAVGLGELIRQGERVPDGFCVTTEAHRLGVVPETEIVEAYQRLGAGPVAVRSSATAEDLPEASFAGQHDTVLDVTGVAEVIAAIARCWDSLHGDRAVAYREARDVDGRAVRMAVIVQRMITAEVAGVLFTANPVTGCRTEMVVDAAPGAGTAVVDGTGAVDHYVLDGSEPPEAGCLSAARLAELRTTGERLQKHFGCPQDVEWVVDPQGLLWLVQSRPITTLFPPPPPTDKPLPRVYLEFGHVQGMRQPVTPMGMSTLKALVAAMLAPLGVRADIVDVGGRLYGDLTDMARSRSGRRQLVRLLAVDFGPRAQAAMRHVLTDPRFAPNGADSHRVPGAKGASLRTAGRAVAGILRALARPDVARTRLFDAVERLRLDSVPPADLATAAERLRFVRAQETDESPDDLVWPIAAGMLAAALPAQLLKGVAGPGEIHTVMGGMPHNVTIEMNLALWRLAQNAGEHRRLLCDTPPDELAGRYQRGTLPDIGLAAFLDAYGHRGVAEVDLGVPRWDEDPAPVFAMIANLLRVTDPEQAPDRRFARAAATAEDTLRDLVARARRRRPVRGRIAGFLLRRARSLAGLREAGKFAGLYQLREMRRQLLLVGVDLTSGGLLEQPDDIMYLTLDEAHGAVHHGDDHRDTVAARRAVHRREMVRRHVPVALLSDGTDVETVLPTAPADGALTGVGAAAGRATGPARVVHDPGTAHVEPGEILVTTTTDPGWTPLFLTAGALVTETGAVMAHGPTVAREYGIPAVICVPDATRRISTGQIVTVDGAAGTVTVE; encoded by the coding sequence GTGATCCCGTTGTCCGAGGCGACCGCCGACCTCGTCGACCTCGTGGGCGGCAAGGCGGTCGGCCTGGGTGAGTTGATCCGGCAGGGCGAACGGGTGCCGGATGGGTTCTGCGTCACCACCGAGGCGCACCGGCTCGGCGTCGTCCCGGAAACGGAGATCGTCGAGGCGTACCAGCGGCTCGGTGCGGGCCCGGTGGCCGTACGGTCCAGCGCGACCGCCGAGGACCTGCCGGAGGCGAGCTTCGCCGGGCAGCACGACACCGTCCTCGACGTCACGGGCGTCGCCGAGGTGATCGCCGCGATCGCCCGGTGCTGGGACTCGCTGCACGGCGACCGGGCCGTCGCCTACCGCGAGGCCCGGGACGTCGACGGTCGGGCGGTACGGATGGCCGTCATCGTGCAACGGATGATCACCGCGGAGGTGGCGGGGGTGTTGTTCACCGCCAACCCGGTGACCGGCTGCCGTACCGAGATGGTGGTCGACGCCGCCCCCGGTGCCGGCACCGCCGTGGTGGACGGCACCGGCGCGGTGGACCACTACGTGCTCGACGGGTCGGAGCCACCGGAAGCGGGGTGCCTGTCGGCGGCGCGGCTGGCGGAGCTGCGGACGACGGGTGAGCGGCTCCAGAAGCACTTCGGCTGTCCCCAGGACGTGGAGTGGGTGGTCGACCCGCAGGGCCTTTTGTGGCTGGTGCAGTCCCGGCCGATCACCACGCTGTTTCCCCCGCCCCCGCCCACCGACAAGCCCCTTCCCCGGGTCTACCTGGAGTTCGGCCACGTGCAGGGGATGCGGCAGCCGGTCACCCCGATGGGGATGTCCACGCTGAAAGCACTGGTGGCGGCGATGCTCGCCCCGCTCGGTGTCCGGGCCGACATCGTCGACGTCGGTGGACGCCTCTACGGCGACCTGACGGACATGGCCCGCAGCAGGTCCGGACGCCGGCAACTGGTCAGACTGCTGGCGGTGGACTTCGGACCACGTGCCCAGGCGGCCATGCGCCACGTGCTGACCGACCCGCGCTTCGCCCCGAACGGGGCCGACTCGCACCGCGTACCCGGAGCGAAGGGCGCCTCGCTGCGGACCGCCGGGCGGGCGGTCGCCGGGATCCTCCGGGCGCTGGCCCGCCCCGACGTGGCACGGACCCGGCTGTTCGACGCCGTCGAGCGGCTACGGCTCGACTCGGTCCCGCCCGCCGACCTGGCGACCGCTGCCGAGCGACTGCGCTTCGTGCGGGCGCAGGAGACGGACGAGAGCCCGGACGACCTCGTCTGGCCGATCGCGGCGGGCATGCTCGCCGCCGCGCTGCCCGCCCAGCTTCTCAAGGGCGTCGCCGGTCCCGGTGAGATCCACACCGTGATGGGTGGGATGCCGCACAACGTCACCATCGAGATGAACCTGGCGCTGTGGCGGCTCGCCCAGAACGCCGGTGAACACCGCCGGCTGTTGTGCGACACGCCCCCCGACGAGCTGGCCGGGCGGTACCAGCGGGGGACGCTTCCGGACATCGGGCTGGCGGCGTTCCTGGACGCCTACGGTCACCGCGGGGTGGCCGAGGTCGACCTCGGCGTGCCGCGCTGGGACGAGGATCCCGCGCCGGTCTTCGCCATGATCGCCAACCTGCTGCGGGTCACCGACCCGGAGCAGGCACCCGACCGACGTTTCGCCCGCGCCGCCGCGACCGCCGAGGACACCCTGCGGGATCTCGTGGCCCGGGCCCGTCGCCGCCGGCCGGTGCGCGGCCGGATCGCCGGCTTCCTGCTCCGTCGGGCGCGGTCGCTGGCCGGCCTGCGGGAGGCGGGCAAGTTCGCCGGCCTCTACCAGCTGCGCGAGATGCGACGTCAACTGCTGCTCGTCGGCGTCGACCTGACCAGCGGCGGACTGCTGGAGCAGCCCGACGACATCATGTACCTGACCCTCGACGAGGCGCACGGCGCCGTCCACCACGGCGACGACCACCGGGACACGGTCGCCGCCCGCCGGGCGGTGCACCGGAGGGAGATGGTCCGCCGGCACGTACCGGTGGCGCTGCTGTCCGACGGCACCGACGTCGAGACCGTCCTGCCCACGGCTCCGGCCGACGGCGCGCTCACCGGTGTGGGCGCGGCAGCGGGCCGGGCGACCGGACCCGCCCGGGTCGTCCACGACCCCGGTACCGCGCACGTCGAACCCGGCGAGATCCTGGTGACCACGACCACCGACCCCGGCTGGACCCCGCTCTTCCTCACCGCCGGCGCACTGGTCACCGAGACCGGCGCGGTCATGGCCCACGGCCCCACCGTGGCCCGTGAGTACGGCATTCCCGCCGTCATCTGCGTGCCCGACGCCACCCGGAGGATCTCCACCGGCCAGATCGTCACGGTGGACGGTGCGGCCGGAACCGTCACCGTCGAGTGA
- a CDS encoding TetR/AcrR family transcriptional regulator, translating to MPRKVDHQERRSLIADALMRVAADRGLEAVSLRHVAAEAGVSAGMVQHYFRTKDEMMAFALDVVRERNQVRVTAAVARLGDDPPPRLLLRTMIAALLPLDEQTRDDGRVALAFLAYTAVRPAVAASLRKDTAQLVGFLAGLLPGPNAAEAAAGLLALMEGLGVYLLGGHYTGEQAMNVLDAQLDLLFGPSTRAWDDALPR from the coding sequence GTGCCCAGGAAGGTCGACCACCAGGAGCGACGCTCGCTCATCGCGGACGCGTTGATGCGGGTCGCCGCTGATCGTGGCCTGGAGGCGGTCAGCCTGCGCCACGTGGCGGCCGAGGCCGGTGTCTCGGCGGGGATGGTGCAGCACTACTTCCGCACCAAGGACGAGATGATGGCGTTCGCCCTGGACGTCGTCCGCGAGCGCAACCAGGTGCGGGTCACCGCCGCGGTGGCCCGGCTCGGCGACGATCCGCCCCCACGGCTGCTGCTGCGGACGATGATCGCGGCGCTGCTGCCCCTCGACGAGCAGACGCGCGACGACGGACGGGTCGCCCTGGCGTTCCTCGCCTACACCGCGGTACGCCCGGCGGTCGCCGCCAGCCTGCGCAAGGACACCGCGCAGCTGGTCGGTTTCCTGGCCGGCCTCCTGCCCGGCCCGAACGCGGCCGAGGCTGCTGCCGGGCTGTTGGCGTTGATGGAGGGGCTGGGTGTCTACCTGCTGGGCGGGCACTACACCGGCGAGCAGGCCATGAACGTGCTGGACGCCCAGCTCGATCTGCTCTTCGGTCCGTCGACGCGGGCCTGGGACGACGCCCTTCCCCGGTGA
- a CDS encoding inositol-3-phosphate synthase, translating to MGSVRVAIVGVGNCASSLVQGVEYYRNADPNDRVPGLMHVTFGDYHVSDVQFVAAFDVDAKKVGMDLAEAIVASENNTIKLCDVPPTGVTVQRGPTFDGLGQYYREIVEESDATPVDVAQALRDAQVDVVVSYLPVGSEQADKFYAQAAIDAGCAFVNALPVFIASDPEWAKKFEDAGLPIVGDDIKSQVGATIVHRALAKLFEDRGVELLRTYQLNFGGNMDFMNMLERNRLVSKKISKTQSVTSQVPHEMAKSDVHIGPSDHVPWLDDRKWAYIRLEGRSFGDTPLNAELKLEVWDSPNSAGVIIDAVRAAKIALDRKIGGPILSASSYFMKSPPVQYADHDAHAAVEAFIAGEVER from the coding sequence ATGGGCTCCGTCCGCGTCGCCATCGTCGGTGTGGGTAACTGCGCCTCGTCCCTCGTGCAGGGCGTGGAGTACTACCGGAACGCCGACCCGAACGATCGCGTCCCGGGTCTCATGCACGTCACCTTCGGCGACTACCACGTCTCTGACGTGCAGTTCGTCGCGGCGTTCGACGTGGACGCCAAGAAGGTGGGCATGGACCTCGCCGAGGCGATCGTGGCCAGCGAGAACAACACGATCAAGCTGTGCGACGTGCCGCCGACCGGCGTCACCGTGCAGCGCGGCCCGACCTTCGACGGCCTGGGCCAGTACTACCGCGAGATCGTCGAGGAGTCCGACGCCACGCCGGTCGACGTGGCGCAGGCGCTGCGCGACGCGCAGGTCGACGTCGTCGTCTCCTACCTGCCGGTCGGTTCCGAGCAGGCCGACAAGTTCTACGCCCAGGCGGCGATCGACGCCGGCTGCGCGTTCGTGAACGCCCTGCCGGTCTTCATCGCCTCCGACCCCGAGTGGGCCAAGAAGTTCGAGGACGCGGGCCTGCCGATCGTCGGTGACGACATCAAGAGCCAGGTCGGCGCGACCATCGTGCACCGGGCGCTGGCGAAGCTGTTCGAGGACCGGGGCGTCGAGCTGCTGCGCACGTACCAGCTCAACTTCGGCGGCAACATGGACTTCATGAACATGCTGGAGCGCAACCGGCTGGTCTCGAAGAAGATCTCGAAGACCCAGTCGGTCACCTCCCAGGTGCCGCACGAGATGGCCAAGAGCGACGTGCACATCGGCCCGTCCGACCACGTGCCGTGGCTCGACGACCGCAAGTGGGCGTACATCCGCCTGGAGGGCCGTTCCTTCGGCGACACCCCGCTGAACGCGGAACTGAAGCTCGAGGTGTGGGACTCGCCGAACTCGGCCGGTGTCATCATCGACGCCGTCCGCGCCGCGAAGATCGCGCTGGACCGGAAGATCGGCGGCCCGATCCTGTCGGCCTCGTCGTACTTCATGAAGTCCCCGCCCGTGCAGTACGCCGACCACGACGCGCACGCCGCCGTCGAGGCGTTCATCGCCGGCGAGGTCGAGCGCTGA
- a CDS encoding PadR family transcriptional regulator, whose product MLELAILGLLQESPMHGYELRKELTAKLGAIRAAISYGSLYPTLRRLQAAGWITEADETPATAEEVPALTSRRGRVVYKITAEGKERFAQLIAQAGPETYDDTGFGVHFAFFARTDQATRLRILEGRRRKIEERREGLRDVLARAAERLDAYTLELQRHGLDACEREVRWLEELIANERSGRAPTAPGSGTADGRREDTNPPPPGESREEERP is encoded by the coding sequence GTGCTCGAGCTCGCCATCCTCGGCCTGTTGCAGGAGTCCCCGATGCACGGCTACGAGCTCCGCAAGGAGCTCACCGCCAAGCTGGGCGCGATCCGGGCGGCCATCAGCTACGGCTCGCTCTATCCCACGCTGCGCCGGCTCCAGGCGGCGGGATGGATCACCGAGGCCGACGAGACACCGGCGACCGCCGAGGAGGTTCCCGCGCTGACCAGCCGACGCGGTCGGGTGGTCTACAAGATCACCGCAGAGGGCAAGGAACGCTTCGCCCAGCTGATCGCGCAGGCCGGTCCGGAGACCTACGACGACACCGGCTTCGGCGTGCACTTCGCGTTCTTCGCCCGCACCGACCAGGCCACCCGCCTGCGGATCCTGGAAGGTCGGCGGCGCAAGATCGAGGAGCGCCGCGAGGGTCTGCGCGACGTGCTGGCCCGGGCGGCCGAGCGCCTCGACGCGTACACCCTGGAACTTCAGCGCCACGGCCTGGACGCCTGTGAGCGCGAGGTCCGCTGGCTGGAGGAGCTCATCGCCAACGAGCGCTCCGGCCGGGCCCCGACCGCCCCCGGCAGTGGGACGGCCGACGGCCGACGAGAAGACACCAACCCGCCTCCACCTGGAGAGTCCAGGGAAGAAGAGCGGCCGTGA
- a CDS encoding DUF5318 domain-containing protein has protein sequence MRTQRQVVDYSLQKRAVLREVLSGRVGTYDVCDASPYLKNAARFHGEPTDQRCPICRRENLTHVHYIYGDELKQSAGQARTPAELPVLAMTLREFQVFVVEVCLGCDWNHLVEQFLLGRDGLVAGVDDGQEQDAVGAPAARRRREAQR, from the coding sequence ATGCGTACGCAGCGCCAGGTGGTCGACTACTCGCTCCAGAAGCGGGCGGTGCTGCGTGAGGTCCTCTCCGGCCGGGTCGGCACGTACGACGTCTGCGACGCGTCGCCGTACCTGAAGAACGCGGCCCGGTTCCATGGCGAACCGACCGACCAACGGTGTCCGATCTGCCGACGGGAGAACCTGACCCACGTCCACTACATTTACGGGGACGAACTGAAGCAGTCCGCCGGCCAGGCGCGCACCCCGGCCGAGCTCCCCGTCCTGGCGATGACTCTGCGTGAGTTCCAGGTCTTCGTGGTGGAGGTGTGCCTCGGCTGTGACTGGAACCATCTCGTCGAGCAGTTCCTGCTCGGTCGGGACGGTCTGGTCGCGGGCGTGGACGACGGGCAGGAACAGGACGCGGTCGGCGCGCCGGCCGCGCGACGGAGGCGAGAGGCGCAACGGTGA